In Granulicella cerasi, the following proteins share a genomic window:
- the hfq gene encoding RNA chaperone Hfq, which translates to MDPKPAQNIQDTFLNTVRKDKSPITIYLVSGVKLTGKIRSFDKYSVLLENNAQEQLIFKHAISTVVNMRNHGSDSRPHGESRVSHAPAAQPVE; encoded by the coding sequence ATGGACCCCAAGCCGGCACAAAATATTCAGGACACCTTCCTGAACACCGTCCGTAAGGACAAGAGCCCCATCACGATTTATCTCGTCAGTGGCGTAAAGCTAACCGGCAAGATTCGTTCTTTCGACAAGTACTCGGTACTGCTCGAAAACAATGCCCAGGAACAACTCATCTTCAAGCATGCGATCTCGACGGTCGTAAACATGCGCAACCACGGAAGCGATTCGCGTCCGCATGGTGAATCGCGCGTGTCGCATGCTCCGGCAGCGCAGCCGGTCGAGTAA
- the hflX gene encoding GTPase HflX, with protein MADYNTSHHPGANRLKRSAEQERELLRRRQEAIGERAVLVCVDFSAGRPKLSPVASAARASAAIDAAGQGGVEHVQPPAADLDFEASLAEFQELARSAGATIAAVVLQHRAKPDPATLVGGGKLDEIVATVESTGASLVLFDHDLSPSQARNVEARLPVTVIDRTQLILDIFARHARTREGMLQVELAQLEYSLPRIGGKGKSMSQTGGGIGTRGPGETQLETDKRKIRGRVDRIKQQLEAVRRIRRQQRGRREAVPVPTVALVGYTNAGKSTLFNAITGAEVLASERMFATLDPKLRQLTLPSRRKVLLSDTVGFLRHLPHALVTSFRATLEEVERAELLVHVRDAASPTLEEQKAQVEIVLNELGVGDKPTIQVLNKIDLLGPESRIFGPGEIPVSALSGEGLADLLKHIDAALTADPLAEIRFRIPQAEGRVIAALERGANISRQKFEGNLTYFTAHGPSSLLERYRKFWVREEATQPADADADPLRG; from the coding sequence TTGGCTGACTACAACACATCGCATCACCCCGGCGCCAACCGCCTGAAACGTTCTGCCGAGCAGGAGCGCGAGCTTCTGCGTCGCAGACAAGAGGCGATTGGCGAGCGGGCTGTGCTCGTCTGCGTGGACTTCTCCGCAGGACGCCCGAAGCTGTCGCCGGTGGCGTCTGCAGCACGTGCGTCTGCGGCAATCGATGCGGCTGGGCAGGGCGGCGTGGAGCATGTGCAGCCGCCGGCCGCTGATCTCGACTTCGAAGCATCGCTTGCAGAGTTTCAGGAACTGGCTCGCTCGGCCGGTGCGACCATCGCGGCGGTCGTGCTGCAGCATCGCGCCAAGCCTGATCCCGCCACGCTCGTCGGAGGCGGTAAGCTCGACGAGATCGTTGCGACGGTGGAGTCGACCGGCGCGTCGCTCGTGCTGTTTGATCACGACCTCTCGCCTTCGCAGGCGCGCAACGTGGAAGCACGATTGCCGGTCACGGTCATCGACCGCACGCAGTTGATCCTCGACATCTTCGCTCGCCACGCTCGCACGCGTGAAGGCATGTTGCAGGTGGAGCTTGCGCAGCTCGAGTACTCACTGCCGCGCATCGGCGGCAAGGGCAAGAGCATGTCGCAGACCGGCGGCGGCATCGGCACGCGCGGTCCGGGCGAAACGCAGCTTGAAACCGACAAGCGAAAGATTCGCGGACGCGTCGATCGCATCAAGCAGCAGCTTGAGGCGGTGCGACGGATTCGACGGCAGCAGCGCGGACGCCGCGAGGCCGTGCCTGTACCGACGGTCGCGCTGGTCGGCTACACGAACGCGGGCAAGTCGACGCTCTTCAATGCGATCACCGGTGCCGAGGTGCTGGCCTCGGAGCGCATGTTCGCCACGCTTGATCCGAAGCTGCGACAGCTGACGTTGCCTTCGCGTCGCAAGGTGCTGCTGTCGGATACGGTAGGGTTCCTGCGGCATCTGCCTCATGCGCTGGTGACGAGCTTCCGCGCGACGCTGGAGGAAGTCGAGCGCGCCGAGCTGCTCGTCCATGTGCGTGATGCTGCTTCGCCGACGCTTGAGGAGCAGAAAGCGCAGGTGGAGATCGTATTGAACGAACTGGGCGTAGGCGACAAGCCGACGATCCAGGTGCTGAACAAGATCGATTTGCTTGGTCCCGAGTCACGCATCTTCGGGCCGGGAGAGATTCCTGTATCGGCGTTGAGCGGCGAGGGTCTGGCCGATCTGCTGAAGCATATCGATGCAGCTCTTACGGCCGATCCGCTTGCAGAAATTCGTTTCCGGATCCCGCAAGCTGAAGGGCGCGTGATCGCTGCTCTAGAGCGTGGGGCGAACATCTCGCGCCAGAAGTTCGAAGGCAACCTCACCTACTTCACCGCGCACGGACCGAGTTCACTGCTTGAGCGCTATCGGAAGTTCTGGGTGAGGGAAGAGGCTACACAGCCTGCTGATGCTGACGCAGATCCCCTTCGAGGATGA
- a CDS encoding F0F1 ATP synthase subunit B family protein, with amino-acid sequence MDILNQLGGLVLGSLPTAILFVLLVVAYQLLVNRPLKKTLAERSARTTGAMDQARAAIAAAEAETAAFESKLRAARAEILAEREAKLQKLQSEKDAALNEARTIAQDRVRVAKNEIEASAVVARQQIEQAADQLSEQILRAVLPQGASFTEAR; translated from the coding sequence ATGGATATTTTGAATCAACTTGGCGGTCTTGTGCTTGGTTCCTTGCCAACCGCCATCCTGTTTGTTTTGTTGGTCGTGGCTTATCAGTTGCTGGTGAATCGGCCGCTGAAGAAGACGCTGGCTGAGCGCAGTGCCCGCACGACGGGCGCGATGGATCAGGCTCGTGCAGCGATCGCTGCGGCGGAAGCCGAGACGGCTGCCTTCGAGTCCAAGCTGCGCGCTGCGCGTGCAGAGATTCTGGCGGAGCGCGAAGCGAAGCTGCAGAAGCTGCAGTCCGAGAAGGATGCTGCGCTGAACGAAGCGCGCACGATCGCTCAGGACCGCGTCCGCGTCGCCAAGAACGAGATCGAAGCTTCGGCTGTGGTTGCTCGCCAGCAGATCGAGCAGGCTGCCGATCAGCTTTCCGAGCAGATCCTCCGCGCAGTGCTGCCGCAGGGCGCGTCGTTCACGGAGGCCCGCTAA
- a CDS encoding ATP synthase F0 subunit B → MANLSKKLMMAAMALVLFAPASVAPRAFAQEASQGISVPSSSPMAKVPEKKQEVKDEDEEFRHSPMVQKMGKALGMNVEQAATAFTVLNFVLLAFAVGFGLLKILPKTFRERSSNIQKQLVDARTATEEATARLNSVEERLAKLDTQIADYRTQAKADSERDEQRIKQSVEDEKVKIVAAAESEIHNATAMARREIQKYAAELAVEQAARKLVVTAETDRLLVESFANKLGGKGGAN, encoded by the coding sequence ATGGCAAACCTTTCCAAGAAGCTGATGATGGCTGCGATGGCGCTGGTGCTCTTTGCTCCGGCGTCTGTGGCTCCTCGTGCGTTCGCGCAGGAAGCCTCGCAGGGCATCTCCGTTCCGTCCTCCTCGCCGATGGCGAAGGTTCCTGAGAAGAAGCAGGAAGTGAAGGACGAAGACGAAGAATTCCGTCACTCGCCGATGGTGCAGAAGATGGGCAAGGCGCTCGGCATGAACGTCGAGCAGGCTGCGACCGCCTTCACAGTGCTGAACTTCGTGCTGCTGGCTTTTGCTGTGGGTTTTGGTCTGCTGAAAATTCTGCCCAAGACCTTCCGCGAGCGTTCGTCGAACATTCAGAAGCAGCTCGTCGATGCGCGCACCGCAACGGAAGAGGCGACGGCTCGCCTCAACTCGGTGGAAGAGCGTCTTGCCAAGTTGGACACGCAGATCGCTGACTACCGCACACAGGCCAAGGCTGACTCCGAGCGCGACGAACAGCGCATCAAGCAGTCGGTGGAAGACGAGAAGGTCAAGATCGTCGCCGCAGCTGAGAGCGAGATCCACAACGCGACCGCGATGGCTCGCCGCGAGATCCAGAAGTACGCTGCAGAGCTTGCTGTCGAGCAGGCAGCGCGCAAGCTGGTGGTGACCGCTGAAACGGACCGCCTGCTGGTGGAAAGCTTCGCGAACAAGCTGGGTGGAAAGGGAGGCGCAAACTAA
- the atpH gene encoding ATP synthase F1 subunit delta, with protein sequence MAASNSAALRYAHALSQVVAEQHLDSASVEQQLKDFNTMLGESSELREVLINPSIPEPQKLRFLDALSSRTGISTQVRNFIALIAKHERMHEFGDMVEAFHTLADQAAHVAEAQVISAHPLDEAARKLIEQKIADMTGDDRVKATYTQDPSLIGGAVVKVGSTVYDGSVRAQLEQMKQRLVNAA encoded by the coding sequence ATGGCCGCATCGAACTCCGCTGCGCTGCGTTACGCGCACGCCCTAAGCCAGGTTGTTGCTGAACAGCACCTCGATAGTGCTTCCGTTGAGCAGCAGCTTAAGGACTTCAACACGATGCTGGGCGAAAGCTCCGAGCTTCGTGAAGTGCTCATCAACCCGTCAATTCCTGAGCCGCAGAAGCTTCGCTTCCTCGATGCGCTGAGCAGCCGTACCGGCATCTCGACGCAGGTGCGCAACTTCATCGCGTTGATCGCCAAGCACGAGCGCATGCACGAGTTTGGCGACATGGTCGAGGCGTTCCACACGCTGGCTGATCAGGCTGCCCATGTGGCTGAAGCTCAAGTGATCAGCGCTCACCCGCTGGATGAAGCAGCCCGCAAGCTGATCGAGCAGAAGATTGCCGATATGACGGGCGATGATCGCGTGAAGGCGACTTACACGCAGGACCCGAGCCTGATTGGTGGAGCGGTCGTCAAGGTCGGTTCGACTGTGTACGATGGTTCCGTCCGCGCTCAGCTTGAGCAGATGAAGCAACGCCTCGTGAACGCGGCCTAA
- the atpA gene encoding F0F1 ATP synthase subunit alpha, whose amino-acid sequence MATIQANEITELLRQQIENYEQRVQVDEVGTIVTLGDGIARVHGLDKVMAGELIEFPHGVAGLAMNLDEDQVGAVLLGDYAELKEGDTVKRTGKIMSVPVGEALIGRVVNALGQPIDDKGPINTDKTLPVERIAPGVIDRQSVTEPMATGIKAIDTMIPIGRGQRELLIGDRQTGKTAVALDTIINSAKNNLICIYCAIGQKRSSVAQTVQTLERFGAMAYTIVVAATASEPAPMQYLAPFAATAMGEYFRDNGMHALIIYDDLSKHAASYREISLLLRRPPGREAYPGDVFYLHSRLLERSSKMSKELGGGSLTALPIIETQAGDVSAYIPTNVISITDGQIFFETDLFNSGVRPAVNVGLSVSRVGFAAAIKATKQVGSTLKLDLAQYRELAAFAQFGSDLDKVTQNQLNRGARLTELLKQPQFQPLTWVQQVAIIFAGTNGLLDDVEVKDIGAFEAGFYGYLDSAQSQLLADIEAKKALDDDLKARLKDAINDYKQGFQAEHKKAAKA is encoded by the coding sequence ATGGCTACGATTCAAGCAAACGAAATTACGGAGCTGCTTCGCCAGCAGATTGAGAACTACGAGCAGCGTGTGCAGGTGGACGAAGTCGGCACGATCGTCACCCTGGGCGACGGTATCGCGCGCGTACACGGCCTGGACAAGGTCATGGCTGGCGAACTCATCGAGTTCCCGCACGGTGTGGCCGGTCTGGCCATGAACCTGGACGAAGACCAGGTCGGCGCTGTGCTGCTCGGCGACTATGCTGAGCTGAAAGAAGGCGACACGGTCAAGCGTACCGGCAAGATCATGAGCGTGCCCGTGGGCGAAGCGCTCATCGGTCGCGTCGTGAACGCGCTCGGTCAGCCGATCGACGACAAGGGCCCGATCAACACCGACAAGACCCTCCCCGTGGAGCGCATCGCTCCGGGTGTTATCGATCGTCAGTCCGTGACGGAGCCGATGGCAACGGGCATCAAGGCCATCGACACGATGATTCCCATCGGCCGTGGCCAGCGTGAGTTGCTGATCGGCGATCGTCAGACGGGTAAGACCGCTGTGGCGCTCGACACGATCATCAACTCGGCGAAGAACAACCTCATCTGCATCTACTGCGCTATCGGCCAGAAGCGTTCGTCGGTAGCCCAGACCGTGCAGACGCTCGAGCGCTTCGGCGCGATGGCGTACACGATCGTGGTGGCGGCGACGGCCTCGGAGCCCGCACCGATGCAGTACCTCGCACCGTTCGCGGCGACCGCGATGGGCGAATACTTCCGCGACAACGGCATGCACGCGCTGATCATCTATGACGATCTCTCGAAGCACGCTGCTTCGTACCGCGAGATCTCGCTGCTGCTCCGTCGTCCGCCGGGACGTGAAGCATACCCGGGCGACGTGTTCTATCTCCACTCGCGTCTGCTCGAGCGCAGCTCGAAGATGTCGAAGGAGCTCGGCGGCGGTTCGCTGACGGCTCTGCCGATCATCGAGACGCAGGCTGGCGACGTTTCGGCCTACATTCCGACGAACGTGATTTCGATCACCGACGGTCAGATCTTCTTCGAAACCGATCTGTTCAACTCGGGCGTTCGCCCGGCTGTGAACGTCGGTCTCTCGGTGTCGCGTGTAGGCTTCGCGGCGGCAATTAAGGCGACCAAGCAGGTGGGTTCGACGCTGAAGCTGGATCTGGCTCAATATCGCGAGCTCGCAGCGTTCGCTCAGTTCGGTTCGGATCTCGACAAGGTAACGCAGAACCAGCTCAACCGTGGCGCGCGTCTGACGGAGCTGCTCAAGCAGCCCCAGTTCCAGCCGCTGACCTGGGTACAGCAGGTAGCGATCATCTTCGCTGGTACCAACGGTCTGCTGGACGACGTTGAGGTCAAGGATATCGGCGCATTCGAGGCTGGCTTCTACGGCTATCTCGACTCGGCTCAGTCGCAGTTGCTGGCTGACATCGAAGCGAAGAAGGCCCTCGACGACGACCTGAAGGCACGCCTGAAGGACGCGATCAACGACTACAAGCAGGGTTTCCAGGCTGAGCACAAGAAGGCCGCGAAGGCCTAA
- a CDS encoding F0F1 ATP synthase subunit gamma: MANVLDLRRRIRSVKNTRQITKAMKMVSAAKLRRAQERALQARPYAQMLTAVLESLVRRTELFNEETGSIMHPLLVEREEKNVLVIVVAGDKGFAGGFNSNIGKAAQKFIDERRAAGQTIDIEPVGKKAIGFYKRKYPAAVYEHKEELYDNELSKHIEDIRHRAENVEVVVEHPTLLVKGDFTEITKMSEAIIKRYEHAEIDSVYIVFNEFKSVIAQRVVVEKLLPIRKLGSHEITAAEEMTEEQKEAAAKAAAASGVHVIETEDKVAEAEAKKFGTADVDYIYDQPPEKLFRHLMPRYVTTQIFHAILESIAAEHAARMTATDAATKNAGELIDKLSLTMNRVRQAAITKEIIEIVSGAAAL; this comes from the coding sequence ATGGCAAACGTACTCGATCTAAGGCGGCGCATCCGCAGCGTGAAGAACACGCGGCAGATCACCAAGGCCATGAAGATGGTCTCGGCGGCCAAGCTGCGTCGTGCGCAGGAGCGTGCCCTTCAGGCCCGCCCCTATGCGCAGATGCTGACGGCTGTGCTGGAATCGCTGGTGCGTCGCACGGAACTCTTCAATGAAGAGACCGGCAGCATCATGCACCCGCTGCTCGTAGAGCGCGAAGAGAAGAATGTTCTGGTGATTGTGGTCGCCGGTGACAAGGGCTTCGCGGGCGGCTTCAACTCCAACATTGGCAAGGCCGCGCAGAAGTTCATCGATGAGCGTCGCGCTGCTGGCCAGACCATCGACATCGAGCCTGTGGGCAAGAAGGCGATCGGCTTCTATAAGCGCAAGTACCCTGCAGCGGTGTACGAGCACAAGGAAGAGCTTTACGACAACGAGCTTTCGAAGCACATCGAGGACATTCGTCATCGTGCGGAGAACGTCGAAGTCGTAGTCGAGCATCCGACGCTGCTGGTGAAGGGTGACTTCACCGAGATCACGAAGATGTCCGAGGCGATCATCAAGCGCTACGAACATGCGGAGATCGACTCGGTGTACATCGTGTTCAACGAGTTCAAGAGCGTGATTGCGCAGCGCGTGGTGGTGGAGAAGCTTCTGCCGATCCGCAAACTGGGTTCGCATGAGATCACCGCAGCGGAAGAGATGACGGAAGAGCAGAAGGAAGCGGCGGCGAAGGCTGCAGCGGCTTCCGGCGTCCACGTCATCGAGACCGAAGACAAGGTTGCAGAAGCGGAAGCGAAGAAGTTCGGTACGGCGGACGTGGACTACATCTACGATCAGCCGCCCGAGAAGCTCTTCCGCCACCTGATGCCTCGTTATGTGACGACGCAGATCTTCCACGCGATCCTCGAGTCGATTGCTGCAGAACATGCAGCGCGTATGACGGCGACGGATGCAGCGACGAAGAACGCCGGTGAGCTGATCGACAAGCTTTCACTGACGATGAACCGCGTGCGTCAGGCAGCGATCACGAAGGAAATTATCGAAATCGTTTCAGGAGCGGCAGCGCTCTAA
- the atpD gene encoding F0F1 ATP synthase subunit beta, with product MADTQNIGKVISISGPAVDVQFEESKMPPIYQALVITSEGFDTPAPINVTVEVQQHLGEGRVRCIAMESTDGMVRGMKAIDSGAGITVPVGRETLGRVLNVLGQPVDKLGPVNAKAHRPIHRLAPAFDEQATSEEMFETGIKVVDLILPFLKGGKIGLFGGAGVGKTVVIQELINNVATKHGGFSVFAGVGERTREGNDLWHEFQESGVIDPNDFNKSKAALIYGQMTEPPGARLRVALTGLTVAEYFRDEEGADTLLFVDNIFRFTQAGSEVSTLLGRMPSAVGYQPNLATEMGELQERITSTKKGSVTSVQAVYVPADDITDPAPATTFAHLDATMLLSRPLSELGIYPAVDPLTSTSRILSARIVGDEHYDVAQGVKRILQRYKDLQDIIAILGIDELSEEDKLTVTRARKVQRFLSQPFHVAEIFTGIPGAYVKVEDTVRSFKEIIEGKHDSIPEQAFYLKGGIEDVLAAAEKLKAQA from the coding sequence ATGGCAGATACACAAAACATTGGCAAAGTGATCAGCATCTCCGGCCCGGCCGTGGATGTTCAGTTCGAAGAGTCGAAGATGCCGCCGATTTACCAGGCGCTCGTGATTACGAGCGAAGGCTTCGACACTCCCGCGCCCATCAACGTGACGGTGGAAGTGCAGCAGCATCTCGGCGAAGGCCGTGTGCGTTGCATCGCCATGGAATCGACCGATGGTATGGTGCGTGGCATGAAGGCGATTGACTCGGGCGCCGGCATCACGGTTCCTGTGGGTCGTGAGACCCTGGGCCGCGTGCTGAACGTGCTCGGTCAGCCGGTCGACAAGCTCGGCCCGGTGAACGCGAAGGCTCACCGCCCGATTCATCGTCTCGCTCCGGCGTTCGATGAGCAGGCGACCTCGGAAGAGATGTTCGAGACGGGCATCAAGGTCGTTGACCTCATCCTCCCGTTCTTGAAGGGCGGTAAGATCGGCCTGTTCGGCGGCGCCGGCGTCGGCAAGACCGTCGTGATTCAGGAGCTGATCAACAACGTTGCGACCAAGCACGGTGGCTTCTCGGTATTTGCTGGTGTAGGTGAGCGTACCCGTGAGGGTAACGATCTCTGGCACGAGTTCCAGGAGTCGGGCGTTATCGATCCGAACGACTTCAACAAGAGCAAAGCGGCGCTGATTTACGGCCAGATGACCGAGCCGCCAGGAGCTCGTCTGCGCGTGGCGCTGACCGGCCTCACCGTTGCGGAATACTTCCGTGACGAAGAAGGCGCGGACACGCTGCTCTTCGTAGACAACATCTTCCGCTTCACGCAGGCGGGTTCGGAAGTATCGACGCTGCTCGGTCGTATGCCGTCGGCGGTAGGTTACCAGCCGAACCTCGCGACCGAAATGGGCGAGCTGCAGGAACGCATTACGTCGACCAAGAAGGGTTCGGTAACCTCGGTGCAGGCTGTGTACGTGCCCGCCGACGATATTACCGATCCCGCTCCGGCGACGACCTTTGCTCACCTCGATGCGACGATGCTTCTCTCGCGTCCTCTGTCGGAGCTCGGCATTTACCCCGCCGTGGATCCGCTCACCTCCACCTCGCGTATCCTTTCGGCACGCATCGTCGGCGACGAGCACTACGACGTGGCGCAGGGCGTGAAGCGTATTCTGCAGCGCTACAAGGACCTGCAGGACATCATCGCCATCCTCGGTATCGACGAATTGTCGGAAGAGGACAAGCTCACGGTGACCCGCGCGCGTAAGGTGCAGCGCTTCCTGTCGCAGCCCTTCCACGTGGCGGAAATCTTCACCGGTATCCCCGGCGCTTACGTCAAGGTGGAAGACACCGTGCGTTCGTTCAAGGAGATCATCGAAGGCAAGCACGATTCGATTCCTGAGCAGGCGTTCTACCTCAAGGGCGGCATCGAGGACGTTCTCGCTGCAGCCGAAAAGCTGAAGGCACAGGCGTAA
- the atpC gene encoding ATP synthase F1 subunit epsilon: MADATNNSGLMQVRIVTPDRVVFDSTASAVELPALTGYMEALYGAAPLLAELGAGEVRLHGGASGEQTFFVAWGFVEVLPERVTILAETALHPEEIDVNAAKAELQEAHELWNQAGDDGEKYDEANTDARVAEEKIASAQHKN; this comes from the coding sequence ATGGCAGACGCAACCAACAACTCGGGCCTGATGCAGGTGCGCATTGTCACGCCAGATCGAGTCGTTTTCGACTCGACGGCGTCGGCGGTGGAGCTTCCCGCGCTGACCGGCTACATGGAGGCGCTCTATGGCGCGGCTCCGTTGCTGGCCGAGCTTGGCGCTGGTGAAGTCCGCCTCCACGGTGGTGCGTCCGGCGAGCAGACCTTCTTTGTGGCCTGGGGTTTCGTCGAGGTCCTGCCGGAGCGCGTCACTATCCTCGCGGAGACTGCGCTGCATCCGGAAGAGATCGACGTCAACGCCGCGAAGGCTGAACTCCAGGAAGCTCATGAGCTCTGGAACCAGGCTGGCGACGATGGTGAGAAGTACGACGAAGCCAACACGGACGCTCGCGTGGCAGAAGAGAAGATCGCTTCGGCACAGCACAAGAACTAA
- a CDS encoding aspartyl protease family protein translates to MLSFLPHRILRASVFILTATLTTARLKAQTACTIQPEEHLTAVQQLIKDKKAQEAYDLARKNADALSADTAPEADFVKAQSDLLRAGIFSRQYRRALTDAEAALKRYPQSAILNELVGWAHFSRGEISLAIAAYETALKLDPCSARIHFDIARYNHLNEQHVSEQKQLRVAHQLAPNDPTITKAWKEFEANSLSASEITDRTIRYLARTDLSPKDRAAAEHDLAVTQSYSKGSCHITHPVEKTTIPMVDVGLAMTYAGLSIGLNMSFNDKPATLQIDTGASGITISQRLAKAVGLVSEARVSTFGVGSDGNMAEDTAHVEKLRIGALEFENCMVHIMRSERLHQDGLIGTDVFAPWVVTLDANHHQLRLSPLPPLPGESAENTSLPTFGYREPATPRNRYTPPQFATWTPVYRQHHLLLFPTSVNEHPARLFIMDTGASAQGVISIDAAREATNVEAGGRTVVGLSGKSESMDTGDYTLTFAHVRDQYMHVPALPLYQLETSGGVNISGLIGFSTLQKLVISIDYRDSLVLAIPIAKAKSSPY, encoded by the coding sequence TTGCTGAGTTTTTTGCCCCACCGCATCCTCCGCGCCAGCGTCTTTATTCTTACGGCTACGCTGACCACCGCGCGCCTGAAAGCCCAGACCGCGTGCACCATCCAGCCGGAAGAACATCTCACCGCAGTACAGCAACTCATCAAAGACAAGAAGGCTCAGGAAGCCTACGACCTCGCACGGAAGAACGCTGATGCCCTCTCGGCAGACACCGCTCCCGAAGCGGACTTCGTCAAAGCGCAAAGCGACTTGCTTCGCGCAGGGATCTTCAGCCGTCAATATCGCAGAGCTCTAACTGACGCGGAAGCAGCTCTGAAGCGATACCCGCAAAGCGCGATCCTGAATGAGCTTGTAGGGTGGGCGCACTTCTCGCGAGGGGAGATCAGCCTTGCCATCGCAGCGTATGAAACCGCGTTGAAGCTTGATCCCTGCTCAGCCCGCATTCACTTCGACATCGCTCGCTATAACCATCTCAACGAGCAACACGTCAGCGAACAGAAACAACTTCGCGTCGCACATCAACTCGCGCCGAACGATCCGACCATCACCAAAGCCTGGAAGGAGTTCGAAGCCAACTCCCTCTCTGCCAGCGAGATCACTGACCGCACTATTCGCTATCTCGCACGCACCGATCTTAGCCCCAAAGATCGCGCCGCCGCAGAACATGACCTCGCCGTGACGCAGAGCTACAGCAAGGGTTCGTGCCACATCACACATCCCGTCGAGAAAACCACGATCCCGATGGTCGACGTCGGTCTAGCGATGACCTATGCAGGACTCTCGATCGGCCTGAACATGAGCTTCAACGATAAGCCGGCAACGCTACAAATCGACACGGGGGCGTCCGGCATTACGATAAGCCAGCGCCTCGCAAAGGCTGTCGGGCTTGTCTCTGAAGCACGCGTCTCCACGTTTGGGGTTGGAAGCGACGGCAACATGGCCGAAGACACTGCGCACGTTGAGAAACTGCGCATCGGCGCTCTCGAGTTCGAAAATTGCATGGTTCACATCATGCGTTCCGAACGACTCCATCAGGACGGCCTCATCGGCACAGACGTCTTCGCTCCCTGGGTCGTGACACTCGACGCCAACCATCATCAATTGCGCCTCTCCCCCTTGCCGCCTCTCCCCGGCGAGTCCGCAGAGAACACGTCACTTCCCACCTTCGGCTACCGCGAGCCCGCCACGCCGCGCAATCGCTACACACCACCGCAGTTCGCGACGTGGACACCCGTATATCGACAGCATCATCTGCTGCTTTTTCCGACGAGCGTGAATGAACACCCAGCGCGCCTGTTCATCATGGATACCGGAGCCTCCGCGCAAGGCGTTATCTCCATCGACGCGGCCCGCGAAGCTACCAATGTGGAGGCAGGAGGCAGGACCGTCGTGGGCCTAAGCGGCAAGAGCGAATCTATGGATACTGGCGACTACACACTCACTTTCGCCCATGTTCGCGACCAATACATGCACGTCCCCGCGCTGCCCCTCTATCAGTTAGAGACAAGTGGCGGCGTGAACATATCTGGCCTCATCGGCTTCAGCACTCTGCAGAAGCTTGTCATTTCCATCGACTACCGCGACTCGCTCGTGCTGGCCATCCCTATCGCCAAGGCGAAGAGCTCGCCTTACTAG